The Phycisphaeraceae bacterium genome includes the window CGCTCGGCGGTCTGCTCGCCGACCATCAGGTTGTAGGTCTTCTTGAGGTAACTGATGATCGACTCGTCGAAGTCGTCGCCCGCGACGCGGATCGACTCGCAGGTCGCGATGTCGGCCAGCGACATGATCGCCACCTCGGTCGTGCCGCCCCCGATGTCCACGATCATGCTCGCCGTCGGCTCGACGATGGGCAGCCCGGCGCCGATGCCGGCGGCCATGGGCTCTTCGACCAGGAACACCTTGCGCGCGCCGGCGCGCTCGGCAGAGTCCAGCACGGCGCGCTTCTCGACCGCCGTGATGCCCGAGGGCACCGCGATGACCACGCGCGGCCCGTAGAACCGGGTCTTCCCGTTCACCTTGCGGATGAAGTACGCCAGCATCGCCTCGGTGATCTCGAAGTCGGAGATCACGCCGTCCTTCAGAGGACGCACGGCGGTGATGGTGCCGGGGGTCTTGCCCAGCATCTCCTTGGCCATCCAGCCCACGGCGTTGCCGTCGGCCAGCACCTGGTTCGTGCCCTTGCGCACCGCGACCACGGAGGGTTCATTCAGAACGATGCCCTCCCCGCGCACCGCAACAAGGGTGTTGCAGGTGCCCAGGTCGATTCCCATGTCAACGCTGAAAAGACTGAGGAGCGAGTCGAGAAGGGGCACGGTTGGCCCTCGCAGGCAGGGGAAGGGGCGGGTCGAGACGGACACGAGCGGGCGCGGCCTGGGCGCACGATCATGTCCGGCGGCAAGACGCCGCCGACGCTGGGCGACGCCCGGCAAGTCCGGACGCCGCAGAGGTTATCGGAAAGATAGGGGGCTCGCCTGACGCGAAGGGCCGAGAAAAATGGTCGGGGGAGGGAGCAGGGAGGGCTGAGCGGGCAGCAGGGGAGGGGCAATGGGCAGTCGGCAATGGGCAATGGGGGGAGAAGGGGAGCGTCGGGTGGCGTGGTGCACGCGCAACCGTGCCACGGCGAGAAGAGATTCAACGCTGAGGACGCAGCGTGCGCAGAGGGAAAAACGGGCAGGCGTGCTCCGGTCCCCCTCCCGCTCGCGGGAGGGGTTAGGGGAGGGTCTTCAGAAGGTTGACGCTTGCTCGTTCGCTCTCCCCCTGCCCCCTCCCGCGAGCGGGAGGGGGGGACGGGAGTTCAGCGCCGCCTGCGCGCCGCAAACACCATCGCGCCGACGATCACCGCGCCCGCCGGCGGGGCCGGGATGACGGTCGCGATGCGGAAACCAAACAGAGAGCCAGACGCTGCGCCTCCGCCCATCCAGCCGAGCCGGTCGAACTGCTCACTCCCGTTGGCCGATGAACCCGCCCAGCTGCCCGCGGCAGGCTTCAGATTGAAGGTCTCTGGCGGGAATTGATCACCGAGACGCTCCAGCCACTCGCGCGCCGCCTGACGCGTCGAGCAAACCCCACGGCGTCTCCACCCCGTAGGCCCCAACCGGGGGCGGCGCAATCCCGCCCCACGCGTAGCCCCCGCTCGTCTCGCCGTGG containing:
- a CDS encoding rod shape-determining protein translates to MGIDLGTCNTLVAVRGEGIVLNEPSVVAVRKGTNQVLADGNAVGWMAKEMLGKTPGTITAVRPLKDGVISDFEITEAMLAYFIRKVNGKTRFYGPRVVIAVPSGITAVEKRAVLDSAERAGARKVFLVEEPMAAGIGAGLPIVEPTASMIVDIGGGTTEVAIMSLADIATCESIRVAGDDFDESIISYLKKTYNLMVGEQTAERVKIDIGSAFPLEQEMTLDVRGRDMVSGLPRKISITSEEIREALQEPVTAIIEAVTRTLERAEPELAADLVDNGICLAGGGALLRGIDKVIHNATGLEVRIADDPLTCVARGTAIYLEHLEEWKHTLEQDMEM